TCCGCTCACCGCCAGGGCTCCTCTTCCGTGCTCGCCAGGATGTCCGCCAGGTGCACCGCGCGCAGCGGAGCCCCCTGCCGGCTCAGCATGCCGCCCACGTGCAGCAGGCAGGAGTTGTCCGCGCCGCACAGGACCTCGGCGCCCGTGGACAGCGCGTTGGCGATCTTGTCGGCGCCCATCGCCGCCGACACGTCCGGGTTCTTCACCGCGAACGTCCCGCCGAAGCCGCAGCACTCCTCCGCGGCGGGCAGCTCCACCAGCTCCAGGCCCTTCACCGCCTCCAGGAGCCTTCGCGGCCGCTCCCCGAGGCCGAGGAGACGCAGCCCGTGACAGGACGGGTGATACGTCACCCGGTGGGGGAACCAGGCGCCCACGTCGGTCACTCCGAGCACGTCCACCAGGAACTCCGTCAACTCGTACACGCGGGGAGCCAGGCCCGCCGCCTCCGCGCCGAACGCCGCGTAGTGGTGCCGCACCATCGCCGCGCACGAGCCCGAGGGGGTGACCACGTACGCGTACCCCTCGAAGGCCCGGACCGTGCGGCGTACCAGCGGGGCGGTCTCGGCGCGGTACCCGGTGTTGAACTGAGGCTGTCCGCAACAGGTCTGCGCGGCCGGGAAGTCGACCTCCACGCCGAGGCGTTCGAGGACGCGGACGGTGGCCACGCCCGTCGCGGGGAAGACGGCGTCGTTGACGCAGGTGACGAAGAGGGCGACACGCATCACGGGATCCTCGGGCTCCTCTGCCTTCACGGGCTCCTCGGGGTTCACATGGTCCTCGGAGCCGGTGCGAGTCGGTCGGCCGCCCTGTCCCGGGCGGCCCGGCCGGCGCGGTCCTCGCGCGGTTCGTAGTGTCGCAGGGGCCG
This sequence is a window from Streptomyces sp. NBC_00691. Protein-coding genes within it:
- a CDS encoding (Fe-S)-binding protein, which translates into the protein MRVALFVTCVNDAVFPATGVATVRVLERLGVEVDFPAAQTCCGQPQFNTGYRAETAPLVRRTVRAFEGYAYVVTPSGSCAAMVRHHYAAFGAEAAGLAPRVYELTEFLVDVLGVTDVGAWFPHRVTYHPSCHGLRLLGLGERPRRLLEAVKGLELVELPAAEECCGFGGTFAVKNPDVSAAMGADKIANALSTGAEVLCGADNSCLLHVGGMLSRQGAPLRAVHLADILASTEEEPWR